The following proteins are co-located in the Silene latifolia isolate original U9 population chromosome 1, ASM4854445v1, whole genome shotgun sequence genome:
- the LOC141650753 gene encoding uncharacterized protein LOC141650753 gives MARQLEDVRNAFLLQKFKAQWLEEGDNNTAYFHSVLKKRKAANKVVQIEDVNGRVLNQVEEINDAFENYYKNLLGMSNAVKKVHFPTVRKGKILSDEHIVRSDVILAVRDFFQSGKLLKQVNNTTLTLIPKGEHPKNVSQFRPIACCNIMYKCIAKVLCNRLSLVLPDIFSPNQSAFIKDRDIVEKILICQDLTKLYNRKICSPRVIMKLDLQKAYDSIEWSFLRDMLKALNFPKHFINLFMECVTTPHYSLSLNGETFGYFPVFCRGDWDSMIAVMRAGATFTAASGLQMNKQKSNVYGNGLPSNLLEQFAELTGLKIGKLPFKYLGVPIYVKKLSTLDCNMLVEKEFLWKGGPYSSSNALVSWKQVCLPKEQGGLGVCDIRRWNVAAVGKYVWWLMDKKDYLWVKWVHCTYLKGMDWTGYKPPHGSSWAWKRICRVKDRLLSGYVNHDWLEIDGTYSIAKGYKWLGEEDLTVEWHRLVWHSDGIPKHQFISWLYVQNRLLTKDRLGRMFHCSDLLCSLCLDADEDHAHLFFSCSYSKKILLLIQDWSGLVIPERNVLSWWQAQNQNRRKFTSLAMQAMVYHVWWARNNCQFHHMVWHPEVVWRRIQYDVQSWMGRVAKARKQLVWN, from the exons ATGGCTAG GCAACTTGAAGATGTAAGAAATGCTTTCCTACTTCAAAAGTTTAAAGCACAGTGGTTGGAAGAAGGGGATAATAACACTGCTTATTTTCACTCTGTCCTTAAGAAGAGAAAAGCTGCTAATAAAGTGGTTCAAATTGAGGATGTAAATGGTAGAGTGCTGAACCAGGTTGAAGAAATTAATGATGCTTTTGAGAATTATTACAAGAATTTGTTGGGGATGAGTAATGCTGTGAAAAAAGTTCATTTTCCCACTGTTAGGAAGGGGAAGATTCTAAGTGATGAGCATATAGTCA GGAGTGATGTGATTCTTGCTGTTCGGGATTTTTTCCAATCTGGCAAACTCTTGAAGCAGGTTAACAATACTACCTTAACTCTTATTCCTAAGGGGGAGCATCCAAAGAATGTGAGCCAATTTCGTCCAATTGCTTGCTGCAATATAATGTATAAATGCATAGCCAAGGTCCTATGTAACAGACTGAGTTTAGTCCTGCCTGATATCTTTAGCCCTAATCAAAGCGCATTCATCAAAGATAGAGATATTGTGGAGAAAATACTCATTTGTCAGGATCTTACCAAGTTATACAATAGGAAAATTTGTTCTCCTAGAGTAATCATGAAGTTGGACTTACAAAAAGCATATGACTCTATTGAATGGTCGTTCTTGAGAGATATGCTAAAGGCTcttaattttcctaaacatttcatcaatctttttaTGGAGTGTGTTACTACTCCTCATTACTCATTGTCTTTGAATGGTGAAACATTTGGCTATTTTCCAG TGTTTTGTAGAGGGGATTGGGACTCTATGATTGCTGTAATGAGAGCTGGTGCTACTTTTACTGCTGCCTCAGGGCTACAGATGAACAAACAAAAGTCTAATGTCTATGGTAATGGGCTGCCAAGCAATCTGCTGGAGCAATTTGCAGAATTAACAGGCCTTAAAATAGGGAAGTTACCTTTTAAATATCTGGGAGTTCCTATTTATGTTAAGAAACTGTCTACTCTAGACTGCAATATGTTGGTGGAGAAG GAATTTTTATGGAAAGGGGGCCCTTACTCCTCTTCCAATGCTCTGGTTTCTTGGAAACAAGTATGTTTACCAAAGGAACAGGGGGGTTTAGGGGTGTGTGACATAAGAAGATGGAATGTGGCTGCAGTGGGCAAATATGTTTGGTGGTTGATGGATAAGAAGGACTACCTGTGGGTTAAATGGGTGCACTGTACTTATTTAAAAGGTATGGACTGGACTGGCTACAAACCACCTCATGGCAGCAGCTGGGCATGGAAAAGAATTTGCAGGGTTAAGGATAGGCTTCTCTCAGGGTATGTCAATCATGATTGGCTTGAAATTGATGGTACATACTCTATAGCTAAAGGTTATAAGTGGCTAGGAGAGGAGGATCTTACTGTGGAGTGGCATAGATTAGTCTGGCATTCTGATGGTATACCTAAGCATCAGTTTATCAGCTGGCTTTATGTTCAAAACCGTCTTCTGACTAAAGACAGACTCGGCAGAATGTTTCATTGCAGTGACTTACTTTGCTCTCTTTGCTTAGATGCAGATGAAGACCATGCTCACCTATTCTTCTCTTGCTCTTATAGTAAGAAGATTCTGCTATTGATTCAAGATTGGAGTGGGTTAGTGATTCCTGAGAGGAATGTTTTGAGTTGGTGGCAAGCTCAAAATCAGAACAGAAGGAAATTTACCTCTTTAGCAATGCAAGCAATGGTGTACCATGTATGGTGGGCTCGTAATAACTGTCAGTTTCACCATATGGTATGGCATCCGGAGGTTGTTTGGAGAAGGATCCAGTATGATGTTCAAAGTTGGATGGGCAGAGTGGCTAAGGCTAGGAAACAGTTAGTGTGGAATTGA